The DNA sequence CTCCCGTGCCCATTCCTTCGGTGCGCTCGGTAGTACCCTTTCTATGGCTGCCAACTGGGCGATCAATAATTCGACGGCCCGCTGGGTCATGGAAAAGATGATGGGCATTCATCGGCACCGGAAGTTGCCCCTGTTTTCCCGCAGATCGTTTCTGCGGTCGGTCCCACGCAAACTGACGAAACGACCCCGACCGGGAAGCGATCCCGATCTTGTGATCTTTTTCGTTGATTACTACGCCAACTACCATGATCCTGAACTCGCGCATGCCCTGTTGGCCATTCTGCAACATAACCAGATTCCGGTTTACATTCCGCCCCTGCAGCTTGCTTCTGGCATGGCGATGGTGTCGGCAGGAGATCTGATCGCGGCACGTAGTCTGGCGAAGGAAAACATTCAGATCCTGAGTGAATTCGCCCGCGAAGGGCATCGCATCGTCTGTACCGAGCCGGCAGCCGCCATCTGTCTCAAGCAGGAATATCCGATGCTGGTCCCCGGAGAAGACAGCGAGGTAATCGCGAGCCAGGTACTGGAAGCGGGAGAATATCTGTGGGAGCGGCGTGAATCAGGTCGTTTGAGGACCGATTTCGGGCGGCTGGCGATGGAACTGGATTATCATACCCCCTGTCATATCAAGGCTTTATCGTCGCGGTCCGCTCTGAAAGAGCTTCTCGCTTTGATTCCTGAGCTGCAGGTGAATACAATTGAAAAAGGTTGTTCGGGTATGGCTGGTACTTACGGCCTGGCCCGGGAAACCTTTGAGACTTCCAAGCAGATCGGTCAGGAGTTGATCGATCATATGAAAATAACGAATGTTCACGCGGGTGCGACGGAGTGCAGCAGCTGTAAAATGCAGATGGAGCAGGAATCTGCGATTCCCACCATTCATCCGATCAAGCTACTGGCGCTTTCTTATGGGCTCATGCCAGAACTCGAACGGTCTTTGCAGCCCCAGAAGAAAAAACTGGTCGTATCATGACAGCCTCCTCCATTCAGGTCCGTTTATTTGCCCGTGCCCGGGAACTGGCCGGCAGTGATACCATCAGGGTCAAAGCTGTTGATAACATGACGGTAGCCGGATTGCGATCTGCGATTGCAGAACAGTATCCCGAACTGCAGCCCTTGAGCGGTCAACTGTTTATCGCCATCGACAATGCCTATGCAGGCGAAGAACAGCCACTCACCGCAGAACAGGAAATCGCCTGTTTCCCGCCGGTAAGCGGTGGATGACTCGTCCGAGTAAAAAACATTAAAACTGGGAGCATCATGCCCGACTCGATTGCGATTGTAGAAGAACCTATTGACTACACTGCCCTGACCGAACAGGTTCGTTCGAATGCCTGTGGTGCCGTGGTGCTGTTTATGGGGACGGTCCGGGAAATGACCCAGGACAAGCAGACCGTCGCTCTCGATTACGAAGCGTACCCGGAGATGGCGTATAAAACGATGCAGCAGTTGATCGACGAAGCCCGCGCGAAATGGGACGTGCATTTAATCGGCATTGAACATCGCGTCGGTCATCTGACACTAGGGGAAATCAGCGTGGCGATCGCCGTCAGCTCGGCTCATCGCAGTGAAGCGTTCGAGGCGGGGCGGTTCCTGATTGATCGCCTGAAAGAAATCGTTCCTATCTGGAAAAAAGAGAACTGGGCCGACGGGACCACGGAATGGGAGCATCCGGGGATCACGGCAGAATAATTCCTGTGGAACCGCAGATCGCGGCTATAATAGTAGATAAACAAATCATTGGACTTTAATAACCACGTCAGCGTTTAACCGACGTCAAACGCGAGAGGCATTGATGGAACTGCAGAATCAGCTCATCGATTCATTCGGACGGGCGCATAACAACCTGAGAATCAGCGTCACCGATCGCTGTAATATCCGCTGCTTTTACTGCATGCCTTCGGAAGATGTCCAGTTCGTCCACCGCAGCAAGATCCTCTCCTTTGAAGAGATTGTACGATTCGTGCGACTGGTGGCCCCGCTCGGAGTCAATAAAATCCGCCTGACCGGGGGAGAGCCTCTGGTTCGCAAAAACATTCCGGAGCTGGTCAAGATGATCGCCGACATCCCCGGCATTCAGGATATCGGGATCACCACTAACGGAATTCTGTTGCCTCAATACGCCCAAGCTCTGTTCGATGCCGGACTCAGGCGAATTAATATCAGTCTGGATGCATTGAACGCACAGAAATTCCAGGAGATCACCCGACGGGACGATTACGAGAAAGTGCGGGAAGGAATTCGTGCTGCTCACGCGGCTGGATTTGATCCCGTTAAAATCAATGCCGTCTCAATCCGCAATCTGACTGAAAATGAGATAGTTCCTTTTGGGCAGCTGGCCCGGGAAACCGGGGCGGAAATCCGCTTTATCGAATTCATGCCCCTCGATGCCGACAACAAATGGGAACGCGACAAGGTTCTGTTCGCACAGGAGATCAGCGACATTCTCACGCAAGGGATCATGCCGCTGGTGCCTGTTGAGCAGACCGACAAAAGTGCCCCCGCATCAGACTTTGTGTTTGAAGACGGCGTCGGGCGAATTGGCTTTATTGCCTCGATCAGTAACCCGTTCTGCATGAGTTGCAACCGGTTTCGTCTGACTGCGGACGGCAAGTTAAGAAACTGCCTCTTCAGCCTGGATGAGACCGATATCCGCAAACTCTTCCGTACAGACGCACCCGATACGGAAGTCATCGACGCCGTGAAAAACAGCATCGCTGCCAAAAAAGAGGGGCACGAAATCAATACCGCCCGTTTCATCCAGCCCGATCGTCCCATGTATTCCATCGGAGGCTGATTTCGCAGGTTCCTTCCTGACGGTGAACGATTCATGAACGAGCAGCAGATCTATCTGGATAACGCGGCGACCAGCTATCCTAAGCCGGATACAGTTTATACCGCCATCAACGAATACAATCGCCACTGCGGTGCACCTGTCGGCCGAGGGACCTACCGAAAATCGGTCGAGGTACAATCCGATGTCGATCAGTGCCGCAAGCTGGCAGCCGAAGTTTTGGGGGCGAGCCGACCTGAAGAAGTAAGCTTCACGTTTAATGGCACCGACAGTCTCAACACAGTGATTCACGGTCTACTCCGCCCGGGCGATCACGTCATTACATCCGATGTTGAGCATAATTCCGTGCTCCGTCCCTTACAGACACTGAAACAGCGCTGGGGACTGGAGGTGACGCATATCCCTGCGAATGCAGAGTCAGTCGTTGATCCGCTCGCTTTTAAACAGGCACTCCGCAAAAATACCCGGCTCATCATCCTGAACCATGCTTCGAATGTCACCGGCAGCATTCAACCCATTGATGAAGTGGGAGAGATCGCTCGTGAGGCGGGGGTACTCTTTCTGGTCGACGCTGCACAGTCTGTCGGTCATCTCCCCCTGAACGTTTCCGCTCAGCCGATCGACTTTCTGGCATGTCCCGGACATAAGGGGCTGCTAGGCCCTTTGGGGACCGGGCTGGTTTATATCCGGTCCGATCTGGCGGAGCAGGTCGAAAGCCTGAAGCAGGGCGGGACAGGGACCAGCAGTGAAGAAGAGACCCAGCCCCTGACTCAACCCGATAAATATGAGGCGGGCAACCACAACACTCCCGGGCTGGTTGGTTTAAAAGCTGCACTGGAATACCTGCAGGACAGAGGCCTTGAGGATATCAGGCGGCACGAACAGGAGTTGACGGGGTGTCTTTTGGAAGGCTTCCGTTCTCTCTCTGGCTTTGAAGTCCCCGGACCGCAGGAGGTAGCAGACCGGGTGGGGGTGGTCAGCCTGATCAATCAGGCGGTGGAGCCACAGGTGCTGGCATCGATTCTTGATGAAAACTTCGGGATTCAGGTTCGAGCCGGTCTGCACTGTGCTCCGCGCATTCATAACTCAATTCGTTCCGCAGAGTGGGGTGGCACGATTCGCTTCAGTCCCGGGCCTTTTACAACACTGTCTCAGATTGAGACAACGCTCTCTGCGATGCAGGAGCTGGCCGTTTCTTTTTCAGTCTGATCCCCGTTAATGACGATGAGTGAATAGAGACGCCATTTTCGGCGTAAAACCTGCCGGGGAAAACTCTTCGAGTATTTTTTGTATAGCAATTACTTGCTTGACACTCTTCCTCATTCACTTCAAAATTAAAATAGGCAATTCTAGCTCGACCTATCTGCAAACTCTTACCCTGAATGAAACATGATGAACCGAGATTAATCAGCTCAGTCGAACTGGGTTTGATCGGTGCTGGAGTCGTAACAGGGGCCTGTTTCTGCCGAGCGAATCGCCTTGAGTTCATAGAAATTTCACAAACCAGATCGAACCAGAGTCTTGATTCCCTGCATGCGTTATGGGACAAACAAAAAGCGTTGCTGGTGAAATCTGATTCTAATCCGTGGAGAAATTGAATGGCCGATGATTGGATGCAACAGTTAGTCGATGATGGATATCTTGGTCCCGCGCAGCTGGACGAAGCCTCCAGTCTGGCCAGTTCGATGGGGATTTCACCTGGGGAAGCACTGGTCAAGCTGGGCTACGTGGGAGCCGAGGTGATCGCCCAGGCCCAGGCATCCATGTATGGTTATGAGTTTGTTGAGCTGGAAGGCCTGGAAATTCCCCAGTCCGTGATCGAACTCGTGCCGGAATCCATGGCCCGTGAAAACACGGTTATTCCGGTGGGGATGCGGGGGGATTCACTGCAGATTGCCCTGCATGACCCAATGAAATACGAAGTTCTGGACAAGCTGCGATTCATTATTAACCGCGATATCGATGTGGTGATGGCCCCCATCGAAGCGATTCAGGCCGCAATCAACCGGCATTACGGTCAAAGTGAGACTGAGTCGGTCGATACGATGCTGAAAGAGTTCACTGAAACTCAGATTGATATCACCGCGACCGAACTGGCGACGTCCACCAGTGTGGAAGAAGAGGACGAGACTGCCCCCGTTATCCGTCTGGCTAACCTGATCATCAGTGAAGCGGTTAATATGCGGGCCAGTGATATTCATGTCGAGCCCTTCGAAGACCGGATCCGGATTCGGTACCGGATCGATGGTTCGCTGATCGAGCGAGACAGCCCTCCCCGCCGTCTGCTCTCCGCCCTGGTCTCCCGTTTCAAGATTATGGCGAAAATGGATATCGCCGAAAAACGTCGTCCTCAGGACGGTCGTATCAAGACCACCATTTCCGGTAAGGACTATGACCTGCGTGTCAGTATTCTCCCAACCAACCATGGCCAGGCAGTGGTCATGCGTATTCTGGACCGGGATAACATTAAAGTCGGGATTCGAAACCTCGGATTCTCGGAAGAGAACTACCGCCGCTTCCAGACGATCATTCGGCGCCCCAACGGCATCTTTCTCGTGACGGGGCCGACGGGGAGTGGTAAGACTACAACTTTGTATAGTGCTCTGGGTGAGCTGAACCGACCCGACCGGAAGATCATTACCGCCGAAGACCCGGTCGAATACTATCTGCCGGGTATCAATCAGGTGGAGGTGAAGCACAGCATCGGCCTGGACTTCTCCCGAATTATTCGTGCCATGTTGCGACAGGCCCCCAACGTGATCCTCGTGGGGGAAATTCGCGATGTGGAAACTGCTGAGATGGCAATTCAAGCATCTTTGACAGGACACTTGGTATTCAGTACTCTACATACGAACGACGCGCCCAGTTCTATTACACGTTTGATCGATATGGGTGTTCAGCCGTTCCTCGTGGCTTCCAGTGTGATGGCGGTCATGGCACAGCGTCTGGTGCGTGTTGTCTGTGGTAAATGTGTGGAGCAATACACACCCGATCCAGGGGAGCTGGAGTACCTCGGTATCACCTCCAGCCAGATGGAGAAAGCGATCTTCAATCGAGGCAAGGGCTGTAACACATGTTCACACACAGGCTTCAAAGGGCGTAAGGCGGTTTTTGAACTGATGATGATGAATTCCGCTATACGTGAGATGACTTTCCGCAGTGAGGCTTCACAAAACATTCGGCGGCAGGCCATCCTGCACGGGATGAAATCACTTGCAGAGGATGCTACTGATAAGGCCCTGCTGGGCATCACAACACTCTCGGAAGCAATGAAGCTGGCCAAGGGCATGGATTCTTAATCTGGTCGCGTTCAGACACTCTGTTTTTGGAGCATTTTTAGGGCAATCACCCGGTTCCAGGTGCTGATCGTTCTGACTTTTCATGTGAAGATATTGATCTAAATTCCCTGATTTTGTTGAGTTTTGCCTGACATTACCGGATAATTACATCGGATTCGCACTCAAAAGCGGCCCGAATTCATAAATACATTTCTAAATCGTCTTATCTAAATCTACGTTATTTTGTTCTCGGATAACTTGTTACATCAGGTGGTTCACGGAAAGCCGGAAGTTCATGATCGTTCTGAGAAAAGGATTGCCTCAAGTCACAGAATGATCCTCGATTTCCGGCGTTGATCGCATTTCCGATCTTCGTCGAACACGCTCCAGATCCAAATATCGCGTTTTCAGAAAGTACTTTGGATGGCAACAGTTCAGATTGATAAATTGCTGGAGACTGTCGTTAAAGAAAAGGTGAGTGACCTGCACATCACCACCGGGCAGCCTCCTGTTGTACGCGTCGGGGGCCGGATGGTCCGCCTGGAAACCAAAAGTCTCGAGCCGGACGATACCGTCGCGTTGATGAAGAGTATCACACCCGAACGAAACCAGCAGGAACTGCAGGAAGTCGGGGGGACCGACTTCGGATTCGCGTTTGGAGAAAAAGCGCGGTTTCGTGTGTCCGTCTTCAAGCAGCGCGGCCAAATCGGTATGGTGCTGCGACGAATTCCCAACGAGTTCCTCACGTTCGAACAGCTGGGGCTGCCAAAAGTGATTGGTGACCTGTTGGAACGTCCCCGAGGTCTGTTCCTCGTGACTGGTCCAACCGGGTCGGGAAAGACAACCAGCCTCGCGAGCATGATCAATCACATGAACGATACGATGGATCACCACATCATCACGATGGAAGATCCGATCGAGTACTATCACCAGCATAAAAAATCGACTATTAACCAGCGTGAGATCGGCGTGGACGTGCCGACCTTCCCCGAAGCGCTGCGTCGTGCTCTACGACAGGATCCGGACGTGATTCTCGTGGGGGAAATGCGAGACCTGGAAACCATTTCAGCGGCGATTACTGCGGCGGAAACGGGGCACGTTGTGTTCGGAACGTTGCACACCACTGGTGCTCAGGGAACGGTAGACCGAATTATCGACGTGTTCCCCACCAGTCAGCAGGACCAGATCCGCACGCAGCTTTCCAGTTCGATTATCGGGATTCTAAGTCAGGCGCTGATGCCCAAGAAACCCAAGGGGCTGGTCGCCGCTTATGAAATGCTGGTCGTTACGCCCGCGATCGCGAACCTGATTCGCGAAGCGAAAACCTATCGTATCAACTCCAGTATTCAGACGGGACGTAAATTCGGGATGCAACTGCTCGACGATGCGTTGTTCAATCTGTGGCGCGACGGGTTGTGTGAAGAAAAAGATGTTGTCATTCGCTCCAATAATCCCGGCGAGTTGAAAGCCAAGATTGCGATGGCCAAGAAGGGCCTCCTGGAAGATGACGATGATGACGACGAAGACGATGACTTTGAGGATTGAGATCAAAACAGAAAGGCGACACAGTAACGTCGTTCTTTTCTGTCTGGAATAAACTAGGTGTTAATCAGAGGTAGACACACATGGCAGCACGACGCCTTGGTCAAATCATGGTCGATCTGGGATACATTTCAGAAGATCAGTTGTGGGATATTCTGGAAGAACAGAAGCAGAGTCCGGGGGAAGTAATCGGCCAGGTGGCGATCCGCATGGGCCTCGTGACTGACGAGCAGGTCACTCAGGCACTCGCCGAACAGTGGGGTATGCCCGTTGTTGAACTGAGTGAAACAAATATTCCTCCCAAGGTGCTGGAACTGGTTCCGGAAACGATGGCCTCGATTTACAAGATCATGCCCGTTTCCCTGAAAGACGGCGTGTTGACCGTCGCCATGGCTGATCCTCAGAACGTGGCAGCCCTCGATGACCTGCGCAACTTTCTGGGATACGATGTCCGCGGTGCGGTTTCGAACCTGAAAGATGTTGAAGCGGCCATCGAACGGCATTACTCCGAGCATCAGGACAGCATCGAAGACGTCATCGGTGCCATTGAGGATGAACTGGGTGAGGAGACCGGCAAAAACGTCTACAACATCACTGATACGGATGAACTCGTCGATGCAGCTCCGATTCGTAAGCTGCTCAACATGGTCATGCTGCTGGCGATCAAAGATAAAGCTTCCGACATCCACATGGAACCGTTTGAAGATGAATTCAAGATCCGTGTTCGCGCCGACGGTGTGCTGTATGAAATGGTTCCCCCTCCCCGCCACCTGGCGAATGCCATCGTCTCCCGTATCAAAATTATGGCCGACCTCGATATCGCCGAACGGCGTCTGCCGCAGGACGGTCGTATCGAATTGAACGTCGGCGGCAACCCGGTCGACTTGCGTGTCAGTGTGCTGCCTACCCTGTTCGGTGAAGCGGTCGTTATGCGAGTTCTGGACCGGACCGTGGTTCAGCTCGACCTGAATAAAATCGGCATGGATCCCAATACACTCACCCGTTTCCGCGAAATGATTCATCGCCCCAACGGGATCGTACTGGTGACCGGCCCGACGGGGAGTGGGAAAACCACGACCCTTTACTCGGCGTTGAACGAGCTCAACGTCATCGAAGAAAAAATTATTACAACCGAAGACCCGATCGAGTACGACATCGACGGCCTGATTCAGGTCCCGGTGAATCCCGATATCCAGGTGACCTTTGCGTCAGTGCTGCGGGCGATTCTGCGACACGATCCTGACCAGATTCTGATCGGCGAGATTCGTGACTACGAAACCGCCGAAATCGCGGTGCAGAGTGCGTTGACCGGTCACCTTGTATTCAGCACGTTGCACACCAATGATGCACCGTCGGCGATCACCCGACTGCGCGATATGGGGGTTCCGACCTTCTTGATCACCGCAACGGTTGAAGCGATTCAGGCACAACGTCTGGTGCGAACCATCTGTAAAGAGTGCCGGACCGAGTTCGAGCCCAGCGATGAGTTGCTCATGGAACTGCAGCTCCCCATCGAGCAGGCACGACAGTACAGCTTCTACTACGGAAAAGGTTGTGCCACCTGTAATAACTCGGGATACAAAGGCCGTACCGGTCTGTATGAACTCATGGACGTCACCGACGAAATTCGCGACCTGATCACCGAGGATGCGTCGGTCGACGACATTCGAAATGTGGCACGCAGCCAGGGAATGACCACGTTGCGTGAAGCCGGGCTGAAACTGATTTTTGACGGAGTCACCACGATCGATGAGGTCGTACGGGAAACCGTTATGGAAGATATCGAATAATCTGGTACTACCAGGTACATGCAAAACACACTTTTTCAAGACGACTAATGACGGAGTAACGCCATGCCGGTTTATCAGTATGAGGCCATGGATAACACAGGGCTCGAGGTCAAAGACACCATCGAAGCGCCTTCCGAAGCCGATGCCCAGACCATGATCAAAGAGAAGGGCTTTTTCGTTACCAAAATTGCTGAAAAAGGCCGCGGCAAAAAACAGAAAAAAGGAGCAGGCGGCAAAGGGGGGGCAGCTGCCAAGAAAGCCAGCGCCAAGAAAGGTGGGTTCTCCATCGGCGGCGTGCGGCCCAAACAGCTCTGTACCTTCACCCGTCAGCTGTCCACACTGCAGGACGCTGGTCTGCCGATCCTGAGAAGTCTGCGAATTCTGGAATCGCAGGCCAAACCGGGGCCGCTCAAAGCTTCCCTGGATGGCGTTATTGAAGATATTGAATCGGGCAACACGCTCTCCGAAGC is a window from the Gimesia benthica genome containing:
- a CDS encoding MoaD/ThiS family protein translates to MTASSIQVRLFARARELAGSDTIRVKAVDNMTVAGLRSAIAEQYPELQPLSGQLFIAIDNAYAGEEQPLTAEQEIACFPPVSGG
- a CDS encoding molybdenum cofactor biosynthesis protein MoaE; protein product: MPDSIAIVEEPIDYTALTEQVRSNACGAVVLFMGTVREMTQDKQTVALDYEAYPEMAYKTMQQLIDEARAKWDVHLIGIEHRVGHLTLGEISVAIAVSSAHRSEAFEAGRFLIDRLKEIVPIWKKENWADGTTEWEHPGITAE
- the moaA gene encoding GTP 3',8-cyclase MoaA, giving the protein MELQNQLIDSFGRAHNNLRISVTDRCNIRCFYCMPSEDVQFVHRSKILSFEEIVRFVRLVAPLGVNKIRLTGGEPLVRKNIPELVKMIADIPGIQDIGITTNGILLPQYAQALFDAGLRRINISLDALNAQKFQEITRRDDYEKVREGIRAAHAAGFDPVKINAVSIRNLTENEIVPFGQLARETGAEIRFIEFMPLDADNKWERDKVLFAQEISDILTQGIMPLVPVEQTDKSAPASDFVFEDGVGRIGFIASISNPFCMSCNRFRLTADGKLRNCLFSLDETDIRKLFRTDAPDTEVIDAVKNSIAAKKEGHEINTARFIQPDRPMYSIGG
- a CDS encoding aminotransferase class V-fold PLP-dependent enzyme, with product MNEQQIYLDNAATSYPKPDTVYTAINEYNRHCGAPVGRGTYRKSVEVQSDVDQCRKLAAEVLGASRPEEVSFTFNGTDSLNTVIHGLLRPGDHVITSDVEHNSVLRPLQTLKQRWGLEVTHIPANAESVVDPLAFKQALRKNTRLIILNHASNVTGSIQPIDEVGEIAREAGVLFLVDAAQSVGHLPLNVSAQPIDFLACPGHKGLLGPLGTGLVYIRSDLAEQVESLKQGGTGTSSEEETQPLTQPDKYEAGNHNTPGLVGLKAALEYLQDRGLEDIRRHEQELTGCLLEGFRSLSGFEVPGPQEVADRVGVVSLINQAVEPQVLASILDENFGIQVRAGLHCAPRIHNSIRSAEWGGTIRFSPGPFTTLSQIETTLSAMQELAVSFSV
- a CDS encoding GspE/PulE family protein, which translates into the protein MADDWMQQLVDDGYLGPAQLDEASSLASSMGISPGEALVKLGYVGAEVIAQAQASMYGYEFVELEGLEIPQSVIELVPESMARENTVIPVGMRGDSLQIALHDPMKYEVLDKLRFIINRDIDVVMAPIEAIQAAINRHYGQSETESVDTMLKEFTETQIDITATELATSTSVEEEDETAPVIRLANLIISEAVNMRASDIHVEPFEDRIRIRYRIDGSLIERDSPPRRLLSALVSRFKIMAKMDIAEKRRPQDGRIKTTISGKDYDLRVSILPTNHGQAVVMRILDRDNIKVGIRNLGFSEENYRRFQTIIRRPNGIFLVTGPTGSGKTTTLYSALGELNRPDRKIITAEDPVEYYLPGINQVEVKHSIGLDFSRIIRAMLRQAPNVILVGEIRDVETAEMAIQASLTGHLVFSTLHTNDAPSSITRLIDMGVQPFLVASSVMAVMAQRLVRVVCGKCVEQYTPDPGELEYLGITSSQMEKAIFNRGKGCNTCSHTGFKGRKAVFELMMMNSAIREMTFRSEASQNIRRQAILHGMKSLAEDATDKALLGITTLSEAMKLAKGMDS
- a CDS encoding type IV pilus twitching motility protein PilT yields the protein MATVQIDKLLETVVKEKVSDLHITTGQPPVVRVGGRMVRLETKSLEPDDTVALMKSITPERNQQELQEVGGTDFGFAFGEKARFRVSVFKQRGQIGMVLRRIPNEFLTFEQLGLPKVIGDLLERPRGLFLVTGPTGSGKTTSLASMINHMNDTMDHHIITMEDPIEYYHQHKKSTINQREIGVDVPTFPEALRRALRQDPDVILVGEMRDLETISAAITAAETGHVVFGTLHTTGAQGTVDRIIDVFPTSQQDQIRTQLSSSIIGILSQALMPKKPKGLVAAYEMLVVTPAIANLIREAKTYRINSSIQTGRKFGMQLLDDALFNLWRDGLCEEKDVVIRSNNPGELKAKIAMAKKGLLEDDDDDDEDDDFED
- a CDS encoding GspE/PulE family protein, which gives rise to MAARRLGQIMVDLGYISEDQLWDILEEQKQSPGEVIGQVAIRMGLVTDEQVTQALAEQWGMPVVELSETNIPPKVLELVPETMASIYKIMPVSLKDGVLTVAMADPQNVAALDDLRNFLGYDVRGAVSNLKDVEAAIERHYSEHQDSIEDVIGAIEDELGEETGKNVYNITDTDELVDAAPIRKLLNMVMLLAIKDKASDIHMEPFEDEFKIRVRADGVLYEMVPPPRHLANAIVSRIKIMADLDIAERRLPQDGRIELNVGGNPVDLRVSVLPTLFGEAVVMRVLDRTVVQLDLNKIGMDPNTLTRFREMIHRPNGIVLVTGPTGSGKTTTLYSALNELNVIEEKIITTEDPIEYDIDGLIQVPVNPDIQVTFASVLRAILRHDPDQILIGEIRDYETAEIAVQSALTGHLVFSTLHTNDAPSAITRLRDMGVPTFLITATVEAIQAQRLVRTICKECRTEFEPSDELLMELQLPIEQARQYSFYYGKGCATCNNSGYKGRTGLYELMDVTDEIRDLITEDASVDDIRNVARSQGMTTLREAGLKLIFDGVTTIDEVVRETVMEDIE